In Bradyrhizobium manausense, the sequence ATCCTGCGGCGTTTTGAACTCGCGGAACTGATTGATGTCGGTACCCGAGGCAAAGGCCTTGTCGCCGGCCCCGCGCAGCACCAGCACCTTGATGGACCTGTCGTCATTGGCCTGCTCGCAGATGGCGGCGAGCCGCTCGTACATCGCGAAAGTGAAGGCGTTGCGCGCCTGAGGGCGGTTGAAAGTGATCCGCCCAATCCCGTCCTTGCATTCAAAAACGAGGTCGTCCGCCTCCACGGCCTGATCCATTTCCTCAATCCCTCATGTTTTTTGCATTTTTGAATGCAAAACTTGGGAATATCAAGATATAATTACCTGACTTTCGTCTATTGGATCATTTTTGCATTCAAAATAGGGATTATCCCATGCTGCATGAGGAGGTCGTCGGCCGCATCCGCGACATTCTGCTCGACGGCGAGATTCCACCGGGCGCGCGAATCCCCGAGCGCGAACTGTGCGAGCGGCTCGAGATTTCGCGCACACCGCTGCGTGAAGCGCTCAAGGTTCTTGCAGCCGAGGGCCTCGTGCAGCTCCTGCCCCATCGCGGCTCGCGCGCGGCAAAGTTGACCGACAAGGACATGCGCGACCTCTTCGAGGTCTGCCAGGGTCTCGAAGCATTGGCCGGCGAGCTTGCCTGCGAGCGCATCACCGATCGCGAGATCGCGGAGATTGCCGCGGCTCACGCAGCGATGGTGCAGCATTATCGCGAGGACGATCTGCTCCAGTATTATCGCGGCAACCGCGCCATTCACGAGGGAATTGTCAACGCCGCCGGCAACCCCGTGCTTTCGGGGCTCTACGCGTCAGTAACCGCGCGCATCCGCCGCGCCCGCTACGTCACGCCGATGACGCCGCAGCGCTGGGCCTTTGCCGTCAGCGAGCACGAGGCCATCCTGAACGCGCTGCAGCGCCGCGATGGCGCCGGCCTCTCCCACATCCTGCGTGCCCATCTGCGGCACAAGCGTGAAGAGGTCCTGCAGGCGGGCTTTGCAGAGACGGAGACGAGCGAGCTCGCGCTGAAGATCGCGTGAGGCACCTCACCTCTCTTTCCTAGGCGCGATTGCCGAACAGATCGAGCGTGATCGACCGCAGCCAACGATGGGCGGGATCGCGATGGTAGCGCTCGTGCCAATATTGCGCGATCTCGATCCGCGGCAACACAACCGGCGTCTTGAACACCGTCATTCCGAGCGGTTCGGCGATGATGGCGGCGAGATTGGCGGGCAAGGTCGCGATACCATCGGTTTGCGAGGCCACAATCGCGCCGGCGATGAAGCTCGGCACCTGCAACAGGATATTCGTGCGCGCGATCGCGCGCGCCAGCACGCGTCGCGTTTCGCGATGGGCCGCATGCCCGGTCTCGGACGCCGTGATCAGGATATGCTTCTCATCCAGAAATCCCCGGCGCGTGCGCGCCTCCGCCGGTCTCGGATGGCCCCGCCGCACGACGCTTGCATAGCCGTCCGAATAGAGCCGCTGCGAGCGAAGATGCCCGGCCGCGCGCGGCAAGGCGCCGAGCGCAAGATCTGCCTCGCCGGACTCGAGCTTGACCGCGAAATGCCGGGAGTCGAGCGGGATTGCGCGCAACTGAACGCGCGGTGCGAGCTCTGACAGGCGCGCGACCAGCGGCGGCAGGAACCGCACCATGCCGACGTCGGTCAAAAGCAGGCTGAAAGTCTTCTCCGATTTTGCGGGATCGAACGGCAGCCGCTCCTGCCACAGCCGGTCGGCCATTTCGAGCAAGGCGCGGATCTGGTCCGCCATCTCGACCGCGCGCGCCGTCGGCTGCACGCCGCTGCCACGTCGCACGAACAGTGGATCGTCAAAGCGCAGCCGCAACCGCGCCAGCAACTTGCTGATCGCCGGCTGCGTGGTCTCGAGGCTGACGGCCGCGCGCGTGATGCTGCCCTCTCGGATCAGCGCGTCGAGCACGCGCAGATCGCGAAAGTCGATCCCGGAAGATTCCATTTTGGACATGCGAAACATTCCCTTGCAGCCATGGACCGAGCTTCGCCCTTTGCTATCCTGCAGTCAATCGAACGGCCGAAGGGCCGCAGCAGACCCGGAGGACGCCATGACCAAATTCGTGATCGAGTCTCATTTCCGCCTGCAGGAATGGGTGGCCGAGGAGAAGGGCTACTTCCGCGACGAAGGGCTCGACTACGAGTTTCGCGAACTGATCCGCTCGACCGAGGGCCAGCACCACAACAAGGTCAATGAAGGCGCCTTCCAGAGCATCGAGAAGGGCCGCAAGGCCGACGTCAGCTGCGCCTGCCACTGGACCGTCAATGTCGCCGCATCGACCGGCCACGCCAAGCTCTACGCCGACGTCTATTCGGTCGCGCCGTCGGGCATCTTCGTTCCCCAGGATTCGAAGATCCGTACGCCTGCCGATCTCGCCGGCGTGCCGATCTCGGTCGGCTTCCAGTCGGGTAGCCATTACTCGACGATCCAGGCGCTCGAGCCTTATTTGGCGCCCGAACAGATCAATCTCACCTTCGAGGACGGCATGCTGTTCCGCCGGATGGAGCTGCTGTTCGAAGGCAAGAGCGAGGCAGCCTCGCTGTTCAACGGCCCCTATTATTTCGCCGAGCAGCTCGGCTATCGCAAGATCATCGACACCACGTTCATGATCGCGTCCATGATCAATGGCGATCCGGCGCCCGAGGACATCAAGCGCTACTTCCGCGCGCTGAAGAAAGCCCAGCGCGATATCGACCTGCGCCCGGAGCTGTTCACGCACTACTACAAGAACGAATTTCCGGATCGCTTTCACGCCGTCATGGACACCAGGCGCTGGGGGCCCGGCGAGCGGATCGTGTTCGAACCCTATTCGCGCGAGATCTACGAGCAGTCGTTCGACTGGATCGAGAAGCACGGCATCTTCGAAGCCGGCACGATGGGTGACGGCGCCTACGACAAGGCGACGGTGGCGTTCGGCAGGATATGAGCGTCGGCGGAGCCGCGCGCTAGCAGCCGAGTTTGTCGGCGACGCCGCCAAAATCCCTGGCGACGATGTCCCAGGCGCCGGTGGCGTCGAAATCGACCTTCTGCAACGGGCCGTACTCGGTCGGCCGCGCCACGAAAGCCGTCTTCAGTCCGTACTTCTGGGCGGCGGCAAGATCGCCGTTGTGGGCGGCGACCATCATGACCTGCTCGGGCTTGAGACAGAGCAGCTTTGCGGCGCCGAGATAGGCTTCGGGATCCGGCTTGTAATGCTGGAACAGCTCGGCCGACATCACGAGGTCCCACGGCAGGCCGGCATGCTTCGCCATGTTGGTGAGCAGCGCGACGTTGCCGTTCGACAGCGGCGAGATTACGAATTTGGTCTTCAGCCGCGTCAGGCCGGCGACGCTGTCCGGCCAGGGATTGAGGCGATGCCAGCCCTTGGTGAGATGATCGAGATCGGCCTCGGTGAGGCCCTTGATGGCGAATTTCTCGACCAGCTTCTCCAGCGAACGCCGATGCAGATCGTCGAGCATGACATAGCCGCGCTCGGGATGCTCACGCACGTCCTGCATGGAGGCGACATACATGCCGCGCCAGCCGTCGACCAGCGCGGTCCAGTCGGCGCTGATGCCGCGCCCCTTTCCCCACCACATGAAGTCGGTGATCAAGCTGGTGCGCCAGTCGACGACGGTGCCGAACACGTCGAACACCAGGGCTTTGACGGCGGAGAGATCGGACATGGCGCTTCCTTGTTATTTTTATCGTTGTCATTCCGGGGCGATGCGCAGCATCGAGTCCGGAATCCATTTCACCTCTGTCTCTGCTGCCCGATGGATTCCGGGCACTCGCTTCGCGAGACCCGGAATGACAGGCTCTTAATCCAGGTGGAACTTCGCGAGCTCGCGGTGCTCGGCCTTGATGTAACGCACGGTGCCGGTCACGGAGCGCATCACCACCGTCTCGGTCTCGATCACGCCGTCCTTGCGGAACTTGACGCCCGACAGCAGCGAACCCGTGGTCACGCCGGTGGCGGCGAACAGGCAGTCGCCGCGCGCCATGTCCTCGATGCCGTAGATCATCTTGGGATCGTTGACGCCCATCTTGGCGGCGCGCTCGATCTTCTCGCCGGAATCCAGGATCAGGCGGCACTGCATCTGGCCGCCGATGCAGCGCAGCGCGACGGCCGCAAGCACGCCTTCCGGCGCGCCGCCGGTGCCGAGATACATGTCGACGCCGGTGTTATCGGGATCAGCGCAGTGGATCACGCCGGCAACGTCGCCGTCTGTGATCAGGCGCACGGCAGCGCCCGTCGAGCGCACGCTCTCGATGATGCTGGCGTGACGCGGAC encodes:
- a CDS encoding GntR family transcriptional regulator; amino-acid sequence: MLHEEVVGRIRDILLDGEIPPGARIPERELCERLEISRTPLREALKVLAAEGLVQLLPHRGSRAAKLTDKDMRDLFEVCQGLEALAGELACERITDREIAEIAAAHAAMVQHYREDDLLQYYRGNRAIHEGIVNAAGNPVLSGLYASVTARIRRARYVTPMTPQRWAFAVSEHEAILNALQRRDGAGLSHILRAHLRHKREEVLQAGFAETETSELALKIA
- a CDS encoding ABC transporter substrate-binding protein, translating into MTKFVIESHFRLQEWVAEEKGYFRDEGLDYEFRELIRSTEGQHHNKVNEGAFQSIEKGRKADVSCACHWTVNVAASTGHAKLYADVYSVAPSGIFVPQDSKIRTPADLAGVPISVGFQSGSHYSTIQALEPYLAPEQINLTFEDGMLFRRMELLFEGKSEAASLFNGPYYFAEQLGYRKIIDTTFMIASMINGDPAPEDIKRYFRALKKAQRDIDLRPELFTHYYKNEFPDRFHAVMDTRRWGPGERIVFEPYSREIYEQSFDWIEKHGIFEAGTMGDGAYDKATVAFGRI
- a CDS encoding haloacid dehalogenase type II — protein: MSDLSAVKALVFDVFGTVVDWRTSLITDFMWWGKGRGISADWTALVDGWRGMYVASMQDVREHPERGYVMLDDLHRRSLEKLVEKFAIKGLTEADLDHLTKGWHRLNPWPDSVAGLTRLKTKFVISPLSNGNVALLTNMAKHAGLPWDLVMSAELFQHYKPDPEAYLGAAKLLCLKPEQVMMVAAHNGDLAAAQKYGLKTAFVARPTEYGPLQKVDFDATGAWDIVARDFGGVADKLGC
- a CDS encoding LysR family transcriptional regulator; translated protein: MSKMESSGIDFRDLRVLDALIREGSITRAAVSLETTQPAISKLLARLRLRFDDPLFVRRGSGVQPTARAVEMADQIRALLEMADRLWQERLPFDPAKSEKTFSLLLTDVGMVRFLPPLVARLSELAPRVQLRAIPLDSRHFAVKLESGEADLALGALPRAAGHLRSQRLYSDGYASVVRRGHPRPAEARTRRGFLDEKHILITASETGHAAHRETRRVLARAIARTNILLQVPSFIAGAIVASQTDGIATLPANLAAIIAEPLGMTVFKTPVVLPRIEIAQYWHERYHRDPAHRWLRSITLDLFGNRA